A region of the Osmia lignaria lignaria isolate PbOS001 chromosome 5, iyOsmLign1, whole genome shotgun sequence genome:
GAGGAGGTCAGAGACTCTTTTAGCCTCCAGTCTTGATCAAACTATCCTCAATTATATTTATCTCTTTCTCTAAGAAACCTTTGGACCACATCGATGTCTCGACATCGAATTTCGATTGATATCGTTGGCATTTTATCGTTTGGCTCGAAGTTTACGAGGGAAAAATAGGAGATCTAAGAGTTCTGCATTTGAAGCAAAGCTTGTAGACGTTGTAGTTCCTTCAGCAACTCGCGATTCGTGTCCTCGAGGGCGGTTAGTCGGTCCCTGTACGAGGAATTCTCGTTGGTCAACATGGTAACCCTTCTTTCTAGGCCGTCCATGTATTCCTTCTTCTTCCGTCGCGATTCCTGCGCTGATATCTGTAACAAGAATCGAACGATCGTGCGTCGAATTTCGTGCTGTCCTCGAGTATATTATCGATCGACCCGATACCCTTATCGAGTCCCTCGGGgttgataattaaaatatctcaaTTAGGGATTCGAAAACAAAAATATCCACCTTGTTCTTGATTTTCCTGCGAACCTTCTTCAGAGACTTCTCTTCCTGTTTGGTTAACGGCAATTTCGTAGGTACTGGATAACCTTCCGCGATCAACGTCCTCTTTTCTTCCTCGGTCAACGTTAGGACTCCGGTAGATCCTTTCTATAAAATCAATTGCATCCGATGTTACGTGCATAATTCAATGATCCCGCGAAACTAGCGTCATCTTCTTTCGTTTATGCTCACCGGCTGACAGGAAATCAAGGGTGTGTGTATGGGCTGTCTGGTTGTGTGTGTACCGTTCGTCACGTACAGCCTGGGCGTGAGCAAACCCCTGAGATTCTGTGCGTGCGCGGAGCTCTGAGAGTCGCGTCGTTCCGGCGAGCAGGAAGCGGAAGCGGTGCCCTCGCTGTCGGAGCTTGCACTGCTGGGCGGTGTTGGCGGTAGACCTTGTCTGGAAGCGTGCAAATTCCCTGGCTTTTCgtcgcagctcgcttcgttgtaCTCTTCCACTTCCATGCtctttaaaaatagaaattttcatgTTTGGTAATAAAATTATCAGATATCCTCAATAAGACCACCTAAGTGTGCTAATGGATTAATTACTTTTCTACCGTGCAATCGAGATAAGTCGAAGTACCATAAACAGAAATCTACCTGATAATATTCCTCGTCATCTTCTTCGCTGTCGCTGGTCTGTGCCAGCTGGTTTTTGGAAAAATGTAGACTTTGAGGGAACATCATTGTTATCGTGCCTTTGTCCTCGACTATCGTCGTTTGACAAGATTCCGATGGACTATTGGGTGCGCTGATCGGTTCTCCTTTGATCTCGGTGCACTCCATCTCTTCAGGTACTAGACTGTTGCTTCTCTTTAGAATAATTGTTGAGGTAGACGAGGACGACGTCGAGGACGAGAGTTCACCGCGTCCCGATGCGGTGTTCATCGATATTGCCGGGAAACACTCCTCCTCCATGTCTAAGAAAGAAAGATTCTTTTCGattcatttctaaaaataaatgctGTTGATGGATTGCGTCGATGGAAAGAATCCTTGAGAGGCACGGTACTTGTAACACTAAGGACAGTAATCAGATCCAATCATTATACGCTTCTGATATATCACGGCGATCGAAACGGTGTCGTCTTAAGCAGTTAATGGATCCATATCTATAAATCAAACCAGCGACATATTCCGTCTGCATTTCTCTCAGATCATCGCTATTATCGACCGTCCGCCTATCTTGTAATATCATACTTTCCTTATTAGAGATTCTGCGAAGCTGTAACCTTTCAAGGATCCGACTTCATCGTGCATCACCATCATTCTATCATAGTCAGAGTAGTCGTATTTCAAAGTTCACCTAAGGTACATCGAGAACAAGAATccttattgaaaattatttcgctTACCGTCGATTCTGCTACGAATGTCCAACGATTTATGGTGATCCAAATTGCTCGAATCGATAGAGGAAGTGGTACTCGAGAGGGACGCGCCAACCCTATCGGCTGACGATCCGGAGTTAGGGGTGTGAGGGTTGGCACCGGGTGTCGCGGGGCTTGGCGGAGGGCTGGAAGCCAACAGGCTGTAATTGTGTTCCGATTTAATCGGTCGTGGACCTCCGAGGGCGGCGTCCGTCATCAAACGGTCCCTCAACACCACTCCTAGAGAGGACTTGTCTCTTACGCTCAATCCATTACCCCATTCTTCTTCCTTGGCCACCAGTAAAATGTCCTGACCGAGGccctataaaaaaaaaggaaaaccaaTATTCactgttcattttataaaatattctttcatttttttcagattGGTATCCACATTTTTAGGGTACCATATTTTACTGCCAAGAATAAGCAACCACCCCATAGAAACCACGACACCGTGCTCTCCCGTTTGCCGTTAGAAAGGTTTCTTCTCGTTCACGCTCTCTTGGTTGCTAGGCATAGGTAATAGGCATAGGTATATTCACAAATAGAGGCACATGGGCATAAATAGGCATAAACAGACGAACAGCGCTAATCAATGGACAGGGGAATAACGTTCGAGGTTGTCAATGGCTACCAGTTGTCTCGAGCGAAGGTGTCAAGGACCCTGAGCGTCTAAAACTGTACGCGTACGTATCCCGAAGCGGTCACGGCTCTGACTCGAGGAGAAGGGCGCTCGTCGAGCGGTCAAGTTGAAGGTCGTGCTGGCAGCGCGCGACTCGCGACGACAGCTCGCCCTTCTTCCAGCAGAGCCAATGATCCTTCTCGCCCTTCCCGCACGACACCCTTTAAGCCCGAGCAATGCGGAACTCGAGGACTCAAGGTCGAGGTACCAGATTCTTCCTTCCTTATGATCCCTGATTTTCGTCCAGCTCGATCTTTATCACTTTCgttaaattttcttcaattttattttgaaaatgacaTTTAGGCTTATTTAGAGAGATACAAGGTTCTTTTAATGGTATCtccatttttattgttattagtcTATAATAAATCATCTTTGGAACTTTGAACCGTTCAAAGTccatttcaagtattttctttttaaaggaTTATGTAGATGATTAAGTAATGTGGAATTTGCAACAAAGGTCAAGGAAAaagtcttctttttcttcttctttgatgAAAGAGCAAACCATCTTTCATCTTTGAAATCTAAGAACGCCTTTAATCATCTGTCCTATTTAAGTTAATGTTACTGAAACGTGTTGAGAACCTCTGCTACGTATTACATCAACGAGGTCGATAAATCCCAACTAACGATATGCCTCCGGACTAGaaagtattctttttttttttctttttcaaatacaaTCCTGACTTTGCTACCAGAACTCTATACAATCATCCAGTCCGTATCTTCATCAGCTATTtcagtcgcgtcgcgtcgcatttCGTTCTTTCCCCTCCTCGTTATGGCTCGTCTCTCTAACGGAGAGAACAAAGCCAGTGATTTTCCAGAGGCAACACGATTATTCTGCCCTAGACAATTAGCAACCAACAACCTGAGACTACTGTTTCAAGCGTCGCGACAATTTTTCCCTCCCTTTGTTCCTCGAGTACGAACGGTTTTATTCAAAAAGACAAAAGGACGGTAAGGAAGAAAGAGAATCGTTTGTTTGAACAATTCAACGAACCGAGTCATACATTTTAACAGATTCCTGTTGCAAGGATCTAAGCTCCAGATCCTAGAGTTAAGTTATATAGAAATCTTGCTGTATGATGGATGTGAAATCATATAAATAACAAGGCAAACGAAGAAAATATGTTTGTCagttttgaaaaataagaaaatgacTAGGGTACAACCGGTTGCAAAGCGTTCAACGACTGGATCCGCAGGATCTGTTGCGCTTCAGCAATGCGGAACTCGAATCCAAGGTCGCGACATGgctcttcctttttctccctATCTTCTTATTCGCCTTTCCATCCCTCTGCCTTTCCGTTATGCTTCAGTCGCAGCATCGCCACTTATCTAACGCCTTCCACGTCTCGTTTCCGGCGGAAGCCAGCCGGTAACGGGTCATTTTCCTCTTCGTCCTGCGATATAAGGGCGCTTCCACTCGCTAAGGAATTTCCATATTCTCTTTCGATAGGATATCGATATAATTCCAACGCTACATTTTCTGAATAGCTGTTGTGTAAGTTGATGGAAATGCGATGGCGCACGTCTCGAGAAAGTAATTGTTGGTTCGATTGCGATTTCACCATCGATATTAATTTGCCGAGGAGTCATAGGGGAAGGATCGACAGTATCGTGGCTCAGCAATTTTCTCCGACAGTTATTTCGCTTGTTCAGCCGGTTCATGTCAGTGCCTTCGCGAAATCCTAGCAATCTATGGTTACTAACCGACAATTTCCGGTTCGACGTTGCGACAAACCATTTTTCTTTCGCGGTTTAATCCTTTCTTCAATCGTTCTCGCCTAGGTTGCACAAACTTCTTTACTATTACGAGAgaatcgaataaaaatgttagCTTCATCGTCGATTAGACGATTTTTCATTCGATCAAACACGTAAACGGTACTCGAGTTCATTGAGAGAACATTAATTATCGGAAAGAAAAGGTTGAGATCTAAGATAGCTTTTCTCTGTTAATTACGTAAGGGAATCACAGTTACGAAgattctttcttcctcttcgaaGCGTGGAATCCTTCGACgccgttgaaaataaaaataaaacgcgTCCAAAGTTTCCGTAACCTGTGAATTCTGTAGAAATCACCGAATATTGGAAAACAGGAAAACATTTCAGCTGTTATGCCGAGAATTTAGCCTGACTGACCTTACAGCCAGTTCGCCATTAAACTTGAATGCGTCGAGCGTGTAGAGAAATCGAGTCACGGCCATTGAACAAAATTAACCCTTCTGGCATAGAAGAAATCGAGCTGAAATATAagtaaaacaatattttctaATGCTGGGAATTTTCTGATTCATCGCTATGTTGAACTTCCTTTTTAGACTCGTGAAATTTATGATCGTAAATCCATTCGCAGGCGAGAGATTATGCAGTCTGATACGATAAAGCGATTTGTTATTAAACGATTACGAGACTGATTGTTGAACCTGACTAATGTTCGTTCATTACCGGGAGAAAAACACTGGTCGTTCGAAGGAAAACACATTGCGCGAGGCTACACGATCAAGCGTTCCTTCGTTACATAAATTCTTCATCTTCTTTCGCCTCTCGACAAACGGGAATTCCAATGTCTAAGATTTATAAGTtcattaattcaattttcaaattcaaaattaccAAATTCTTAGAATTTACTCCAGAGCATCGAAAACcttgaaatttccaaaattttttcaattcaaaattaCCAAATTCCCAGAATTTACCTTCGAGCATCGAGAATCCTAAAATAACCAAAATTTTTGGATTTAAGAAGTGAAAACGTTCTCCAGTTCTCAGAACGTAAAATCATAACTATTCCCAAAACAGGATtcagttgaaaaattttccactgGACTGCCATAAGATTCCTACGGGCAATAATACA
Encoded here:
- the CrebA gene encoding cyclic-AMP response element binding protein A isoform X2 yields the protein MTDAALGGPRPIKSEHNYSLLASSPPPSPATPGANPHTPNSGSSADRVGASLSSTTSSIDSSNLDHHKSLDIRSRIDDMEEECFPAISMNTASGRGELSSSTSSSSTSTIILKRSNSLVPEEMECTEIKGEPISAPNSPSESCQTTIVEDKGTITMMFPQSLHFSKNQLAQTSDSEEDDEEYYQSMEVEEYNEASCDEKPGNLHASRQGLPPTPPSSASSDSEGTASASCSPERRDSQSSAHAQNLRGLLTPRLYVTNGTHTTRQPIHTPLISCQPKGSTGVLTLTEEEKRTLIAEGYPVPTKLPLTKQEEKSLKKVRRKIKNKISAQESRRKKKEYMDGLERRVTMLTNENSSYRDRLTALEDTNRELLKELQRLQALLQMQNS
- the CrebA gene encoding cyclic-AMP response element binding protein A isoform X1, encoding MEFYDVGSSDLRELWESYLCEPGLGQDILLVAKEEEWGNGLSVRDKSSLGVVLRDRLMTDAALGGPRPIKSEHNYSLLASSPPPSPATPGANPHTPNSGSSADRVGASLSSTTSSIDSSNLDHHKSLDIRSRIDDMEEECFPAISMNTASGRGELSSSTSSSSTSTIILKRSNSLVPEEMECTEIKGEPISAPNSPSESCQTTIVEDKGTITMMFPQSLHFSKNQLAQTSDSEEDDEEYYQSMEVEEYNEASCDEKPGNLHASRQGLPPTPPSSASSDSEGTASASCSPERRDSQSSAHAQNLRGLLTPRLYVTNGTHTTRQPIHTPLISCQPKGSTGVLTLTEEEKRTLIAEGYPVPTKLPLTKQEEKSLKKVRRKIKNKISAQESRRKKKEYMDGLERRVTMLTNENSSYRDRLTALEDTNRELLKELQRLQALLQMQNS